In the Maribacter sp. MJ134 genome, one interval contains:
- the msrA gene encoding peptide-methionine (S)-S-oxide reductase MsrA has translation MKRLRLTILAVAALFVTSCQSNTKKTTTAEAPSSELEITSKKEKLSPQDLSEYETAYFASGCFWCVEAIFESVKGVKEAVSGYSGGKEDNPTYEMIGYGKTTHAEAVEVYYDPEVISFTALVQVFFGSHDPTTLNRQGPDRGTQYRSIAFYKNEEEKKIIEAYIQALKDQDVYDGAPITTEVKTFEKFWIAENYHQDYERNNPNNSYIRNVSIPRLNRFKENFGAFLKEDIH, from the coding sequence ATGAAACGATTACGATTAACCATTTTAGCGGTTGCAGCACTATTTGTGACCAGCTGCCAGTCCAATACTAAGAAAACTACTACCGCAGAAGCTCCAAGTTCGGAATTAGAAATCACTTCAAAAAAAGAGAAATTGAGTCCACAGGATTTAAGCGAGTACGAGACGGCTTATTTTGCCAGTGGTTGTTTTTGGTGCGTGGAGGCCATTTTTGAAAGCGTCAAGGGGGTCAAGGAAGCGGTATCTGGCTATTCCGGAGGAAAGGAAGATAATCCCACCTACGAAATGATCGGTTACGGAAAAACTACACATGCAGAAGCCGTAGAAGTATATTACGATCCAGAGGTGATTTCCTTTACGGCCTTGGTCCAAGTATTTTTTGGGTCGCACGATCCAACTACTTTAAACAGACAAGGACCGGACAGAGGAACGCAATACCGCTCTATCGCCTTTTATAAGAATGAGGAAGAAAAGAAAATAATTGAAGCTTACATACAAGCTTTGAAGGACCAAGACGTCTATGATGGTGCTCCCATTACCACAGAGGTAAAGACATTTGAAAAATTTTGGATTGCAGAGAATTATCATCAAGACTACGAACGTAACAACCCTAACAATTCCTACATCAGAAATGTTTCTATTCCAAGATTGAATAGGTTCAAAGAAAATTTTGGAGCATTCTTAAAAGAGGATATACACTAA
- a CDS encoding peptidoglycan DD-metalloendopeptidase family protein — protein sequence MKTFTEQLSFLSEGAISILDHNIALERYVPIDLSVDNKDLKTRNITDPEICASYIDQQLVTHKGSVAYGGYLEKRNLYSDKEGFSGNALHPRNIHLGVDFWCTAGTKVQTPISGKVHSFKDNASVGDYGPTVILEHQLVDEVFYTLYGHLSRTSLEGLFVGKKFIAGSVLGDLGTPEVNLNYAPHLHFQIIRDMKGYSGDYPGVCSQKNLAFYRKNCPDPNILLKL from the coding sequence ATGAAGACTTTTACAGAACAATTGAGTTTCCTTTCCGAAGGGGCAATCAGCATTCTTGATCATAACATTGCCTTAGAACGTTACGTTCCCATAGATTTGTCGGTAGACAATAAAGATTTAAAGACTAGGAACATTACCGACCCTGAAATTTGTGCATCTTACATTGATCAACAGCTCGTAACGCATAAGGGAAGCGTGGCCTATGGCGGGTATTTGGAAAAAAGAAATCTGTATTCGGACAAGGAGGGTTTCAGCGGTAACGCCTTACATCCACGAAACATACATTTAGGGGTCGATTTTTGGTGCACTGCTGGGACCAAAGTGCAAACCCCGATCAGCGGAAAGGTACATAGCTTTAAGGATAATGCCAGCGTGGGCGACTATGGTCCTACGGTTATCCTAGAACATCAGTTGGTTGATGAGGTTTTTTATACACTCTATGGTCATTTATCCAGAACTTCTTTGGAAGGCTTGTTTGTGGGCAAGAAATTTATAGCAGGCTCCGTTTTGGGAGATTTGGGTACTCCAGAGGTTAACTTAAATTATGCGCCACATTTACATTTTCAGATTATTAGGGACATGAAAGGATATAGCGGTGATTATCCCGGAGTATGTTCTCAAAAGAACCTGGCTTTCTATCGGAAAAATTGTCCCGATCCGAATATTTTGCTAAAGTTATAG
- a CDS encoding RNA polymerase sigma factor has product MFQIDVVEKCKSNDRNAQLQLYRQYCDGMYAVAMRFVKNSNDAEDVLQESFVKAFQKLHQFKGEVTFGAWLKKIVVHKCIDFLKSKKQHLVSLDETYMTPVAEEDWTVEDGISLEVVKKEIEKLSEKYKYVVLMYLVEGFDHKEIAQVLDITETTCRTRLLRGKGQLKELLKTKRYGTGS; this is encoded by the coding sequence ATGTTTCAGATTGACGTTGTAGAGAAATGTAAATCCAATGACCGTAATGCGCAATTACAATTGTACCGGCAGTATTGCGATGGAATGTATGCGGTTGCCATGCGATTTGTAAAAAATTCTAACGACGCTGAAGATGTATTGCAAGAGTCCTTTGTAAAGGCTTTTCAAAAATTGCATCAGTTTAAAGGGGAGGTAACGTTTGGAGCATGGCTCAAGAAAATAGTGGTTCATAAATGTATCGACTTTTTAAAATCGAAAAAACAACATCTAGTTTCTTTAGACGAAACCTATATGACCCCCGTAGCGGAAGAGGATTGGACGGTAGAGGACGGAATCTCTTTGGAAGTGGTGAAAAAGGAGATAGAAAAACTATCGGAAAAATATAAATATGTAGTGCTTATGTACTTGGTAGAAGGTTTTGATCATAAAGAAATTGCCCAAGTATTGGATATTACGGAAACCACCTGCAGAACCAGATTATTAAGGGGAAAAGGTCAATTAAAAGAATTATTAAAAACAAAACGATATGGGACAGGATCTTAG
- a CDS encoding glycosyltransferase family 2 protein: MAIVTASLLSVVVPLYNEEENVALLTQKIHESLAGYNYQIVYVDDFSRDSTKQVVNELKDQKVHLIALKKNYGQSLALAAGIDYAEGEFIITMDGDLQNDPSDIPEMLSYAVDGEFDVVTGIRQKRKDSLVKKIPSKIANFLVRRVTKLDIKDNGCALKVFTKDIAKDLNLYGEMHRFITLLAHLEGAQIKQVPVKHHARHAGVSKYGLERVFKVVADMMLLLFIRKYFQRPIHLFGIFGFLMILLGVLINLYLLVVKLGFGEDIGTRPLLMFGMMFILAGIQLFTIGIVMELLIRTYYESQKKRPYRIKKISVGGKYA; encoded by the coding sequence ATGGCTATTGTTACCGCTTCCCTCTTATCTGTAGTTGTACCCCTTTATAATGAGGAAGAAAACGTAGCACTTTTAACACAAAAAATCCATGAGAGTTTAGCAGGTTATAATTACCAAATTGTTTACGTCGATGATTTTTCTAGAGATAGCACCAAACAAGTGGTAAATGAGCTAAAAGACCAGAAAGTACACCTCATTGCATTGAAAAAGAACTACGGACAAAGCTTAGCATTGGCAGCTGGTATCGATTACGCCGAGGGCGAATTTATCATTACCATGGATGGTGACCTACAAAATGACCCAAGCGATATTCCTGAAATGCTTTCCTATGCAGTTGATGGTGAATTTGATGTGGTCACAGGAATACGACAAAAACGAAAAGATTCTTTGGTGAAGAAAATACCATCTAAAATTGCGAATTTTTTGGTGCGCCGGGTCACTAAACTGGATATTAAGGATAACGGCTGCGCACTGAAAGTCTTTACAAAGGATATTGCAAAGGATTTGAACCTTTACGGGGAAATGCATCGATTTATCACCCTTTTAGCACATTTGGAAGGCGCACAGATAAAACAAGTTCCTGTAAAGCACCATGCCAGACATGCGGGGGTTTCAAAATATGGATTAGAACGGGTTTTTAAAGTGGTAGCGGATATGATGCTGCTCCTTTTTATTAGAAAATACTTTCAACGGCCCATTCACCTTTTTGGTATTTTCGGTTTTTTGATGATTCTATTGGGTGTTTTAATCAACCTATACTTGCTAGTGGTAAAGTTAGGTTTTGGTGAAGATATAGGAACAAGGCCCCTGCTCATGTTCGGGATGATGTTCATCTTGGCGGGCATACAACTCTTTACCATCGGTATTGTTATGGAACTTTTAATCCGTACCTACTATGAATCACAGAAAAAGAGGCCATATCGCATTAAAAAAATAAGTGTAGGTGGCAAATACGCGTAA
- a CDS encoding lysylphosphatidylglycerol synthase transmembrane domain-containing protein, whose translation MANTRKSITTALKLLISVILIYFVYTKINIDEIGNTLEKSKPTYLVIALFFFLVSKILAAFRLNGYFHQLDVRLTHKSNLRLYFLGMFYNLFLPGGIGGDAYKGYLIKKSFEVPTKRVVSVLVLDRLSGLLLLFVYACVLFYVLQNPVLAGVKYLFILGIPLAVLVFWVLNKRFFNYVFPVFWSALGYSTLVQLAQLISVWFIMMALGIEEDKVAYLVIFLVSSIVSVLPLTIGGIGSREVTFFYGASLLGLDETISVGISVVFFLITAVVSLLGIWYHFKKVELETTSQH comes from the coding sequence GTGGCAAATACGCGTAAAAGTATAACTACCGCTTTAAAGCTTCTTATAAGCGTAATTCTTATCTATTTTGTTTATACGAAAATAAATATCGATGAGATAGGGAATACTTTAGAAAAGAGTAAGCCTACGTATCTAGTCATAGCATTATTCTTTTTCCTAGTTTCTAAAATTTTAGCTGCCTTTCGTCTCAACGGATACTTCCACCAATTAGATGTTCGGTTGACACATAAAAGTAACCTGAGGCTTTACTTTTTAGGTATGTTCTATAACTTGTTCTTGCCTGGGGGAATCGGTGGTGATGCCTATAAGGGGTATCTCATTAAAAAAAGTTTTGAGGTGCCTACAAAAAGAGTGGTCAGTGTTCTGGTTTTGGATAGGTTAAGTGGACTACTCCTACTTTTTGTATATGCCTGTGTGCTGTTTTATGTATTGCAAAACCCGGTGTTAGCAGGAGTAAAATACTTATTTATTCTAGGAATTCCGCTTGCCGTTCTTGTCTTTTGGGTCCTGAACAAGCGTTTTTTCAACTACGTATTCCCCGTATTCTGGTCCGCCCTAGGATACTCCACCTTAGTGCAATTGGCCCAATTAATCAGTGTCTGGTTCATTATGATGGCCTTGGGTATCGAGGAGGATAAGGTAGCCTATTTAGTTATTTTCTTGGTGTCCTCAATCGTTTCGGTATTACCCCTTACCATTGGTGGCATTGGAAGTAGGGAAGTAACTTTTTTCTATGGTGCCTCGCTACTTGGTTTAGATGAAACCATTTCGGTAGGAATAAGTGTCGTATTCTTTCTGATAACCGCCGTGGTATCACTTTTGGGGATATGGTATCACTTTAAAAAAGTAGAGTTGGAAACCACGTCACAGCACTAG
- a CDS encoding sugar-binding protein, with translation MRPIFLALCAMLAVSCNSAKKKADTTIIDVSYTDNAPKLDGKATESFWNLIDWNSLNQNWIGGPYDHEDFNGRYKLAWNEQGLYLLVEIMDDVLYDKSEDPLKLWWNDDCVEVFVDEDNSGGLHQYSHNAFAYHVALDGNVVDLAPDKTPKLYNDHVRSQHHTVDNVTTWELALSIFDDSYTDGAKNKPVTLKSKKKMGFALAYCDNDSSAERENFIGSVFVPGEDKNQGWINADIFGTLVLKK, from the coding sequence ATGAGACCGATATTTTTAGCACTGTGCGCGATGCTAGCAGTGTCCTGCAATAGCGCAAAGAAAAAAGCGGATACTACCATCATTGATGTGTCTTACACGGATAACGCACCCAAGTTAGACGGTAAGGCCACGGAAAGTTTTTGGAACTTAATTGATTGGAATTCCTTAAATCAAAACTGGATCGGAGGCCCATACGACCATGAGGACTTCAATGGCCGCTACAAATTGGCTTGGAACGAACAAGGCTTATATTTACTTGTTGAAATTATGGACGATGTTCTCTACGACAAGTCTGAGGACCCTTTAAAATTATGGTGGAACGACGATTGCGTTGAAGTTTTTGTTGACGAGGATAATTCCGGTGGTCTGCATCAATACAGTCATAATGCATTTGCCTACCATGTAGCATTAGACGGTAATGTGGTGGACTTAGCGCCGGATAAAACCCCAAAGTTGTATAACGACCATGTACGCTCCCAACATCATACGGTAGATAATGTAACCACATGGGAGCTAGCACTTTCTATTTTCGATGATTCCTATACCGATGGTGCAAAGAATAAACCGGTAACATTGAAATCCAAGAAAAAAATGGGTTTTGCCTTAGCGTACTGTGATAACGATTCTAGTGCGGAAAGGGAGAATTTTATAGGTTCCGTATTTGTGCCGGGAGAGGATAAGAATCAAGGCTGGATCAACGCGGATATTTTTGGGACATTGGTTTTGAAAAAGTAA
- a CDS encoding ABC transporter ATP-binding protein, with product MTKILNVRNLKKIYTSGSKELTVLDDINFSIEKGATFAIVGPSGSGKTTLLGLCAGLDKLDTGSVALCGQELSELNEDERALLRNQKVGFIFQDFQLLPTLTALENVAVPLELQGVSHATKDAMDLLTKVGLGNRYDHYPSQLSGGEQQRVALARAFSNKPDILFADEPTGNLDEETGEKVIKLLFDLNKEMGTTLVIVTHDLDLAQLTQHILRLKGGKIMANEITTAS from the coding sequence ATGACAAAGATATTAAACGTCCGTAACCTAAAGAAAATCTACACAAGCGGTTCTAAGGAACTCACTGTTTTAGACGACATTAATTTTTCTATTGAAAAGGGTGCCACTTTCGCTATTGTGGGCCCATCTGGTAGTGGAAAGACCACCCTTTTAGGGCTTTGCGCCGGTCTTGATAAATTGGATACGGGTTCCGTAGCATTATGCGGACAGGAATTGAGTGAGCTCAACGAAGATGAACGTGCGCTGTTACGCAATCAGAAAGTAGGTTTTATTTTTCAGGATTTTCAACTCTTACCCACCCTAACGGCCTTGGAAAACGTGGCGGTACCTTTAGAACTGCAAGGAGTTTCACACGCGACCAAAGACGCCATGGATTTGTTAACGAAAGTAGGGTTAGGGAACAGATATGATCATTATCCTTCCCAATTATCCGGCGGAGAACAGCAACGTGTAGCACTGGCAAGGGCTTTTTCCAATAAGCCGGATATCTTATTTGCAGACGAACCGACCGGTAATCTTGACGAGGAAACCGGTGAAAAGGTCATAAAACTACTATTCGACCTAAACAAGGAGATGGGAACTACCTTGGTCATTGTTACCCACGATTTGGACCTAGCACAACTTACGCAGCATATATTACGATTAAAA
- a CDS encoding FAD/NAD(P)-binding protein: protein MRKIAIIGIGPRGLYALEQFLNACSKEQKLKTFQLLLFNYSQYPGAGEVWNPEQPHTNWMNISERALRNLPGRTACELDNLKIPAFPSYREWSAKKATNATPEAMDTFPPRAKMGNYLHQRFQSIIDILVTNKTAVFNKAKIQTLVNENNGFLISDVEKKIYSADEVLLTIGHQPIETSEQLQNWMAHTVQTKKALLFKKAYPVSKITDTEEIHNNSIIGLRGFGLATIDVIRALTIGKGGQFKLINERTREVEFITTDMVPRKLVPFSLDGLPLAAKPISSKVDEKFEPTASEIKSFGKEISKALSAETKTTDITFLTVAIARIASRVYEDILKEHGNAKTNREEIGDSIKSWLHNPKFEHSLIFSKTKSVSETISAFIAMATGTRVPSLDYCVGQVWRHCQPTLYKVFSHAQLKDEVIADIIALDERIKRYSYGPPVESMQQLLALQKVGILDLDFINDPYIKLVASGWELQSNNTVISCNVMVNCVLDGPKLLKVKANLVKNLLQDDLIKPLHTALGIDTRTDGRVRSEENKTIPIAVLGRLSKGSVIGVDAILECFGPRTRDWAKAAVERMYA from the coding sequence ATGCGAAAAATTGCCATCATCGGAATCGGACCTCGGGGACTATATGCATTAGAACAATTCTTAAATGCCTGTTCTAAGGAGCAAAAGCTAAAAACATTTCAGCTACTTCTTTTCAATTATTCGCAATATCCCGGGGCTGGTGAGGTCTGGAATCCAGAACAACCACACACCAATTGGATGAATATCTCAGAGCGGGCCTTAAGGAATTTACCAGGAAGGACAGCCTGTGAACTGGACAACTTAAAAATACCTGCATTTCCATCTTATAGGGAATGGAGTGCTAAAAAAGCCACGAATGCCACCCCAGAAGCAATGGATACTTTTCCGCCCCGTGCTAAGATGGGCAACTACCTTCATCAAAGATTTCAATCTATCATAGACATTCTAGTGACTAATAAGACAGCGGTATTCAATAAGGCAAAAATTCAAACCTTAGTCAATGAGAATAATGGTTTCCTGATAAGTGACGTAGAAAAAAAAATCTACAGCGCTGATGAAGTTTTGCTTACCATAGGGCATCAGCCAATAGAAACCTCTGAACAACTACAGAATTGGATGGCACATACGGTGCAAACAAAGAAAGCACTTCTTTTTAAAAAAGCCTATCCCGTTTCAAAGATTACGGATACAGAAGAAATACATAACAACAGTATTATTGGTTTAAGAGGTTTTGGTCTTGCCACCATAGACGTCATAAGAGCTTTAACCATTGGCAAAGGTGGCCAATTTAAGTTAATCAATGAACGGACAAGGGAGGTGGAATTTATTACTACGGACATGGTTCCCAGAAAACTGGTTCCCTTTTCCTTGGATGGTCTTCCATTAGCCGCAAAACCTATAAGTTCTAAGGTGGATGAAAAATTTGAACCCACGGCATCGGAAATTAAAAGCTTCGGAAAAGAAATATCCAAAGCCTTATCGGCAGAAACCAAAACGACGGATATCACCTTCTTAACAGTAGCCATTGCCCGAATTGCATCAAGAGTTTATGAGGATATATTAAAAGAACATGGCAACGCTAAAACCAATCGTGAAGAAATAGGTGATAGTATCAAAAGTTGGTTGCATAATCCCAAATTTGAGCATTCATTAATTTTTTCAAAGACCAAAAGTGTATCGGAAACAATATCCGCCTTTATCGCAATGGCCACAGGAACTCGTGTACCCTCATTGGATTATTGCGTTGGTCAGGTTTGGCGCCACTGCCAGCCTACCCTTTACAAGGTGTTTTCACATGCCCAACTCAAGGATGAAGTTATTGCTGATATTATTGCATTGGATGAACGTATTAAACGCTATTCCTATGGACCGCCCGTGGAAAGCATGCAACAATTACTAGCACTTCAAAAAGTGGGCATCTTAGATCTTGATTTTATTAACGATCCTTACATAAAACTTGTAGCTAGTGGCTGGGAACTACAATCAAACAATACAGTAATTAGCTGCAATGTTATGGTGAATTGTGTTTTAGATGGACCAAAGCTGTTGAAAGTAAAAGCAAACTTGGTGAAAAATTTACTACAGGACGATTTAATAAAACCTTTACATACCGCACTGGGAATTGATACCCGAACGGATGGCCGTGTACGTTCAGAGGAAAACAAGACAATTCCCATTGCCGTACTGGGCCGACTCTCCAAAGGAAGTGTTATTGGTGTTGATGCTATATTAGAATGTTTTGGTCCAAGGACAAGGGATTGGGCCAAGGCAGCGGTAGAAAGAATGTACGCTTAA
- a CDS encoding arylesterase: MGKVLKFSYFFIAILISSCGENPKQKTVASPTTKNTEANVEVSSEGNKTILFFGNSLTAAYGLETEEGFPNRIQEKIDSLGLNYTVINSGLSGETTSGGLNRLDWVLNQKVDIFVLELGANDGLRGIPLTETRTNLQKMIDLVRAKNEHTQIVLAGMQIPPNMGEAYTTEFRNIFPNLAEKNAISLIPFLLEGVAGNPDLNLEDGIHPTAEGQKIVAQNVWEVLQEIIQPVEETEMVLD, translated from the coding sequence ATGGGCAAAGTATTAAAGTTTAGTTATTTTTTTATCGCAATATTGATAAGCAGTTGTGGCGAAAATCCGAAACAGAAGACCGTTGCATCTCCCACCACGAAAAATACCGAAGCTAATGTGGAGGTAAGCTCCGAAGGGAACAAAACAATTCTTTTCTTCGGAAACAGTTTAACCGCGGCCTATGGTTTGGAGACGGAAGAGGGTTTTCCCAACAGAATACAGGAGAAGATAGATTCCCTTGGGTTGAACTATACCGTAATTAATTCTGGCCTAAGCGGAGAAACCACGTCTGGCGGTTTAAATAGATTGGATTGGGTATTGAATCAAAAAGTAGACATCTTTGTACTGGAACTAGGAGCAAATGACGGATTACGTGGAATTCCATTAACTGAAACCCGTACTAATCTGCAGAAAATGATTGACTTGGTCCGCGCGAAAAACGAACATACGCAAATAGTCCTTGCGGGAATGCAAATTCCACCCAATATGGGAGAAGCATATACCACAGAATTCCGGAACATCTTTCCAAACCTGGCCGAAAAGAATGCCATTTCGCTTATTCCGTTCTTACTGGAAGGAGTCGCAGGGAACCCGGACCTGAATCTGGAAGATGGGATTCATCCCACTGCCGAAGGTCAAAAAATAGTTGCACAAAACGTTTGGGAAGTGCTACAAGAAATAATCCAACCTGTTGAAGAAACAGAGATGGTGCTCGATTAA
- a CDS encoding DUF2911 domain-containing protein: MKVLKKLLIALLVLGALFYFVGIPYLQSYTKKYSPETTTTYDFDGTELQVHYSSPSKKGREIFGALVPYGKVWRTGANEPTTFTTSTGIKIIDKPLPAGTYSIWTIPNKESWKVIFNNEVPDWGVTLSSGGRETTRNEAADVLQVEVPVRTLAQTQENFTISFEDKEQSYLSFAWDRVKINVPLSKLSQGKPTIN; encoded by the coding sequence ATGAAGGTTTTAAAAAAATTACTGATAGCACTACTGGTTTTAGGCGCTCTTTTCTACTTTGTGGGAATACCCTATCTACAAAGTTATACCAAGAAATACAGCCCGGAAACAACGACTACCTATGATTTTGATGGCACGGAACTTCAGGTCCACTATTCCAGTCCATCGAAAAAGGGAAGGGAAATATTCGGTGCGTTAGTGCCCTATGGTAAGGTATGGCGTACGGGTGCTAATGAACCTACGACCTTTACAACGAGTACAGGCATAAAGATTATAGATAAACCGCTACCGGCAGGCACTTATTCGATATGGACAATCCCCAACAAAGAGAGTTGGAAAGTCATTTTTAATAATGAAGTTCCCGATTGGGGAGTTACGCTTTCAAGTGGTGGCAGGGAGACTACCCGAAACGAAGCGGCAGATGTACTTCAGGTAGAAGTACCCGTTAGAACACTAGCCCAAACCCAAGAAAACTTTACGATCTCTTTTGAAGATAAGGAACAAAGCTATTTAAGTTTTGCCTGGGATAGGGTTAAAATAAATGTCCCGCTTAGTAAACTATCTCAGGGCAAGCCCACGATAAATTGA
- the meaB gene encoding methylmalonyl Co-A mutase-associated GTPase MeaB, with protein sequence MISRTKESGNLNPQLLAEALVNGIFAKDIAAVSKAITMVESTKPEHQEIANIIIEKCLSKKIDTVRIGITGVPGVGKSTFIERLGKLLTSKGNRLAVLTIDPSSNLTKGSILADKTRMQELVQDKNAFIRPSPSGDSLGGVARKTRESIILLEAAGYNIIIIETVGVGQSETAVHSMVDFFLLLKLAGAGDELQGIKRGIMEMADAIAINKADGDNIKRAKLAEVEFKRALHLFPPKENGWVPVVTSCSALQNQGLEELWSIIASYAEKTKESGHFRIKRQEQNKSWLKQHIETSLKMDFYTSPLVRKKLEILEEKVVNGSMSPFAAAQQLLQAYKNS encoded by the coding sequence ATTATTTCTCGAACGAAAGAATCTGGTAATTTAAATCCACAACTACTTGCGGAAGCCTTGGTAAATGGAATATTTGCTAAGGATATAGCTGCAGTGAGCAAGGCGATAACCATGGTGGAAAGCACCAAACCTGAACATCAAGAGATTGCCAACATCATCATCGAAAAATGTCTTTCCAAGAAAATCGATACCGTTAGAATAGGAATAACCGGTGTTCCAGGAGTTGGCAAAAGCACGTTCATAGAGCGTTTGGGCAAATTATTGACATCAAAGGGTAATCGCTTGGCCGTTCTCACCATAGACCCATCCAGTAATCTTACCAAGGGAAGCATACTCGCCGACAAAACGCGTATGCAAGAATTAGTACAGGACAAGAATGCATTCATAAGACCTTCACCTTCAGGTGATTCTTTGGGAGGCGTAGCCCGGAAAACAAGAGAGAGCATTATACTTTTAGAGGCCGCGGGGTACAACATCATTATAATCGAAACCGTAGGTGTGGGTCAAAGTGAGACTGCCGTACACAGTATGGTAGATTTCTTTCTACTATTAAAATTAGCAGGGGCGGGTGATGAATTGCAAGGAATAAAAAGGGGCATCATGGAAATGGCAGATGCCATAGCCATTAACAAAGCGGATGGCGATAATATAAAAAGAGCCAAATTGGCCGAAGTGGAATTTAAGCGAGCATTGCACTTGTTCCCTCCAAAGGAAAACGGATGGGTGCCAGTGGTAACGAGTTGTTCGGCCTTACAGAACCAAGGTCTAGAAGAACTTTGGTCTATAATAGCTTCTTATGCGGAAAAAACAAAAGAGTCCGGTCACTTTAGGATTAAAAGACAGGAACAAAATAAAAGCTGGTTAAAACAGCATATTGAAACTAGCCTTAAAATGGACTTTTACACAAGTCCGTTAGTAAGGAAAAAGCTTGAAATCCTAGAGGAAAAGGTAGTTAATGGCAGTATGTCCCCATTTGCAGCGGCGCAGCAGTTATTGCAGGCGTACAAAAATAGTTAG
- a CDS encoding aldose epimerase family protein, with the protein MKQVTISNEFITLMVLDYGATIQKLLVKGKDGKYTNAVVGYNHPSRYRLDDNCLGSCVGRYAGRISKGGFELDREQFYLHQEDGVHLHGGKEGFHQKYWKIEEVKQKDDPFIKLSYVSKHLEEGYPGNLTVNVTYKLVNNALQIVHEAITDRSTVVNLTNHSYFKLDDSPYIDNYELQLNCPLVLEVEENLLPTGNQIPVRGTENDFLIPREIGVQRLDTPFVKDMGSEKVAELYSPKSGISMKVYTNQPAVIVYTPLDFPGICFETQNYPDAPNQPDFPNSVLRPGETYNNIAIYKFDLVP; encoded by the coding sequence TTGAAACAAGTTACGATATCCAACGAGTTTATAACCCTAATGGTCCTAGATTATGGGGCTACGATACAGAAATTATTGGTTAAGGGAAAAGACGGCAAATATACCAATGCCGTCGTAGGTTACAACCATCCGAGCAGGTACCGTTTAGATGATAATTGTCTTGGCTCTTGTGTGGGACGCTATGCCGGTAGGATATCTAAGGGAGGGTTTGAACTGGATCGCGAACAATTTTATCTCCATCAAGAAGATGGGGTTCATTTGCATGGAGGTAAAGAAGGTTTTCATCAGAAGTATTGGAAAATTGAAGAGGTAAAACAAAAGGATGACCCCTTCATTAAATTATCCTATGTGAGCAAACATTTGGAAGAAGGATACCCCGGAAATTTAACCGTCAACGTAACGTATAAACTTGTCAACAACGCTTTACAAATAGTACATGAAGCCATAACGGACAGAAGCACGGTGGTTAACCTTACCAATCATTCTTATTTTAAGTTAGACGACAGCCCCTACATTGATAATTACGAGCTACAGCTAAATTGCCCCTTAGTTTTGGAAGTAGAAGAAAATTTGCTGCCTACGGGAAATCAAATTCCCGTCAGGGGTACGGAAAATGACTTTTTGATTCCGCGGGAAATTGGGGTCCAACGTTTAGATACCCCTTTTGTGAAAGATATGGGTAGTGAAAAAGTTGCAGAACTCTATTCCCCAAAATCGGGCATATCAATGAAGGTCTACACGAACCAACCCGCTGTAATCGTATACACGCCCTTGGATTTTCCCGGGATTTGTTTTGAGACGCAAAACTACCCGGATGCACCTAACCAACCTGATTTTCCGAATAGCGTGTTGAGACCCGGAGAGACGTATAACAACATTGCCATATATAAGTTTGATTTAGTACCTTAG